Part of the Callospermophilus lateralis isolate mCalLat2 chromosome 8, mCalLat2.hap1, whole genome shotgun sequence genome, CTTTACCTAAATAATACAAACATGTGAAGATTTTAAACATGTTAGTGATACAGATTCATTcagtttttgaaagagttttagcAAACACATTATAGGAGCATAGTATTTTAATAATTGAGACCCCAgtcatttttttcagaaatacatGAGAATTACCATTATGAGTTTGAGGTATGTATTTTGAgaaaaatggaatattttataatattttaccttttttctttttctagtgttGAAGGACTCCATGCTATTGTTGTGTCAGATAGAGATGGAGTACCTGTAATTAAAGGTAAACATGAATATTTGCTCTGGACTAAAAATGTATTTACATCTGATTAGTGCAGAAGGCAAATATatcaaaattatttcaacaaattcaGAAGATGGTCTAGTTCTAGGAGAAATATTTGCTTTTAGACTTTAGAATTATAAGGTTAGAAGTCTCCTGgtttagtttttacttttataaATGAAGATGATCAAATGAAGAGAGTACATTGCTGATCCAAAGTTGCACATGAATCAGTGACAAGGAAATACTAGAAACCATTATTTCCTGATGTGTAGTCCAGCATGTTTTCTAACCCACCACACAACATGGGTGACCATAGTCAGGCCACTGCCCATTCTTAGTTTTGTAATGAGGACTTTGAACAGAATAATCTCTGATGATTGTTTAGCTCTAAGTTTCTCCCAAGGATCTATGTAATGCCTTGCACTCAACACTTATTGATAGTCAACTCCATTCaggcccctttttttttttttttttttagttgctcatgacaataaaGTGAGAAACTTGAAACAAGTAGCCACTACTTgtgggatttatttatttaattttttgtgtatgtgctctggattgaatccaggggtgcttaaccactgagcaacattcccatccctttttttatattttatttagagacagggtctctgaatTGCTAagtacctcactaagttgctgaggctggctttgagtttacaatctttctgcctcagcctcctgaactactgggattacaggtgtgcgccactatgCCTGGCCACTTGTGGGATTATTAATGTTTAGGAGAGATGCCGCTGCTCTGGGCTTTATGAGTGCTAaagtttttgtaatttttttcattattttctagcACAGCTCTTGGATAACTAGAATATTCAGTTTATTGAGTGTGTTGATTATGATTTATGTCTTAGATAGCAAAAAAATAtgaacttttttggggggtggggtactggggatttaacccaggggcacttgactactgagctacatctccagttctttttattttctattttgagacagggtctcattaagttgcttagggccttctaaagttgctcagactggccttgaacttgagattctcctgccacagcctccagagtcactgggattacaggtgtgcaccactacacccagcacagacatttttatttttattaaaaattttaaaatgcaagaaTCACCATTTTCTCCCTTAGTTATTATCACTGAACTTCTGATTAAGCAGTTTTTCCCATCTAAGTTTATGAGACCCAGATTAGTAGTATGGTTTTTAATATTGTAAAATGTGACTTTTTGCTCAGTTTTTtatggatttatttttaaaagggagtgATGTAAATCTTCTCTGTACCACATTCTTTGCATAATTTTTACTTAAATTGCTTATTTTTCCAGTGGCCAATGATAATGCTCCAGAACATGCTTTGAGACCTGGTTTCTTATCTACTTTTGCCCTTGCTACTGACCAAGGTAGTAAACTTgggctttcaaaaaataaaagcattataTGTTACTATAACTCTTACCAGGTAAGTTCATTATTCTCAAATagttttctgattttaattatcctTCGCTATCTTTAATATAAAATAGCCCTGTGTTGTGATGTTATTTAGTTTTGAAGgggatgaaattttaaaattttaaccttCAAGTTGGTTATGTTAAAACTGTAGTAATTTCCTTAAGGTttcttaaaagattttaaaataaagtacaTGTCATCTCCAAAAGGGTAAGTTAGATCACTGTTAACTCCAGGGTAAGTTAGATCATTGTTAACTCCAGTAGATGGTGCCATTAGCTAAATAAACAGCTATGATTTCTCAAACAAtacactttttttgtttttgtgacagataaaattatttctttgaaaGTCAAATGATGTTATTTAAATTTGTTATTATTGcccttttttgtgtgtgctggggatcgaacccagggtttcatgcatggtaggcaagaactctagcactgaaccacatctctagGCTATATTGTTGTAAATTCTGTTGTTTGAAATGCAAATATAACAAATAAGGTTATTATTTGTGGGGAAGAAATTAAAATTgtgcttttattttttgaaagcccATGTTGTTACATGTCTCTTGATCTCCagctgcattttcttttttttttttttttttttttttttaaacatttatttatttatttatttattagtacttggcggacacaacatatttgtttgtacgtggtgctaaggatcgaacccgggccgcacgcatgccaggcgagcgcgctaccacttgagccacatccccagcccctgcatttTCTTAAGAATAATTTAATCCCTTTTGCTTTAGAGACATGTTTCCTAGAATATAACTCATTTGCCACGGATGACATATaatgacattttaaattttaaaattacgtATTTTTCACATGTATTAGGACAAATAATCAAATCATCTGACCTACTCACCAATAAGAATTAGTTGAAgctcagttttttaaaaagtagttaaTTTAAGTTGATAATGTTtagtttataaattaggcacagtaagagattaacaatatAACTTGCCATAGGTCTTAGCAACCTGGGtgtataactttttttctttccttattaagttgaaaactttcatctTTTCACTTAAAGGAAACTCTTTATGGCTTCTTTTTGGCATATCTGAATTGCCAACATTTCTTTTTGCATCTTGAGCCCATAGGTTACTTTAACACAAGCACTACCATGACAGTCAAGCTGATCAAAAATGACTACTAAGGACTAAAGTGGATAGCAGCATGTACATTTTGGATATGTTGAATAAAGGGCTAATCACTTCCTGGCCAGAATAGAGTGGTACCGTATCATATTTCATCATGCTATTAGAATGGCATGCGATTTAAAATTTATGAGTTATttttggaattttccacttaa contains:
- the Lamtor3 gene encoding ragulator complex protein LAMTOR3, translated to MADDLKRFLYKKLPSVEGLHAIVVSDRDGVPVIKVANDNAPEHALRPGFLSTFALATDQGSKLGLSKNKSIICYYNSYQVVQFNRLPLVVSFIASSNANTGLIVSLEKELAPLFEELIKVVEVS